The genomic window CCCATTTTACTGTGGAGACGAATCTTTTTCCATGCCTTTACCTGTACATCATACTGAGGTGGTATATTTTATAATCCCAGCTGATTAACAGTGTTTTGCTCTGTGCAGAGATATTCAGGGTAAGTGGCTCTTTTCTATTAAGGCTTAATCTCACCCTCCTGAAAAGAGGTAGATATGATTTTTTGACCTGACTTGAGGTTTACTTTACCTAATcaaattcatatatattaatGGAATATTTGATAATATGGCATTAAATAGTTAAATTTCTGGTAGATTCAGATATACAAAATTTAGTTTGCTTTTGAGAGttgttttctgcattttcatAGCCACTAATGAGTGCtctaaatagaaaataagtaaGATTTGATCCTTCTAtaacttcctgttttttttttcactggtAATTCTAAAAGCAACACTAACTCTTTTTTAGTTtatatgctctttttctttttttatgtgcagGGATTTGAAACCAGACAATATGCTTATTTCTAACGAAGGTCATATTAAACTAACAGATTTTGGCCTTTCCAAAGTTACTTTGAATAGAGGTaagaaaaatagcaagaaaatacctttttaaaaatccagcacttttttttttttaatgtgttttgaaagttgtctggatgtgtgtgtgtacatgtctctctcttttattttttgcccacagcctcagcatatgtaaattccggGACCAGGGCTTGATTCTGAGCCATAGCTgagacctgtgctacagctgtggtaacaccggatcctttaacccactgtgccaggccagggatcgaatttgatcCTCTGCAGCAATCTgggctgctacagtcagattcttaagccattgCACCATGCTGGGAACTGcccaacacattttattttatttatgcatatatgtacggatgtatgtatgtatttgtctttttagggccgcacccacagcatatggaggttcccaggctagggatcgaattggggctgtagctgctggccagagccacagcaacttgagatccaagccgcatcttcgacctacagcacagcttaaggcaacgccagatccttaacccactgagccaggccagggatcgaacctgcatctttatggatgctagtcaggttcgttaacctctgagccacgatgggaactcctacccaacACATTTTAGACACTGCACTTCATTAACTTATActgttttctttgttgctttttaatgaatagtatttgttgattattttttccaaaatagacCTAAAAAGGCattatggtattttctttcaattaaagattaaaaagggattaattattcttaaaattctcAAGAGTACTTGAAGATATCTGGATCTTCAAAAAGGAAcccacagtttcttttctttgctttttagggcctcacgtgtagcatatggaggttccagactaggggtcaaattggagctctagctgccagcctacaccgcagccacagcaacacaggatctgagccatgtctgtgacctacaccacagctcacagcaacaccagatccttaacccactgagcaaggtcagggatcaaacctgtgtcctcatggatgctagtcagattcattaaccactgagccatgacaggaactccgggaaccCACAGTTTCTATTCTTGGGAATTTTTATCCCTACTGAAAATGGTGCTGACCAAgtaaacatcaataaaataaCTAATATAGCTACAACATGATAAACGGCTGATACCTAAAAAACTTACTCAAATGTACATGACCACTTCCTTGATAAACAAGGGATAGAGAAAATGAACACAGAATCCATGCATGCGTATATATGAGAGTTTGTTAAATTCACTAGTAGTAATGATagaaatgctaatttaaaaagtaatcaatGAATCATTTTACACTAGTAAGctggccaaaataaaaagaaactgaagatccagtgggttattttgttttgtttcctttttggccatgactgcagcacatggaagttcccaggccagagaaggAACCTGAGCCATTGCGGTGACCACTCAGGATCCTaaatctgctgagccatcacaggaactcttgtttatcttttttaaattaaagaacaatttttggagttccttcatgaatcagtggcttaaggatctggcattgtcactgctatgactctggttatagctccatccctggcctgagaacttccacatgctttgggtgcagcaaaaaaaaaaaaaaaaaaaaaatttggagttcccattgtggctcactgtaaatgaacctgactagcatccttgagaatgcaggttcaatccttggactcgctcagtgggttaaggatccggccttgccatgagctgtggtgtaggccaacagctgcagctccaatttgatccttagcctgggaacttccatatgccgcaccttcagccctaaatttaaaaaaaagaaagaaaagaaaagaaaaatttttactttttaacccCCTTCATCCATTTCTCCCATTCCCTACCCCCACTCAGGCACttaccaatctgttctctgtttctatgtGATGGGTAGTTtcttgctttgtttgtttgcacATACCaggttaaattttgtttttgtttttgtttttgtttttgtctttttagggctgcactcacagcatatagaagttccaggttaggggtcaagttggagctgtagccacttgcctatgccacacccacagcaacgccagatctgagcctcatcttcaacctccaccacagctcacggcaacaccagatccttaacccacagaccaaggccaggggctgaacctgtgttctcatggatgctagtcagatttgtttccagtgagccatgacaggaactcctacttctttttttttttttttgattgaagtatagttgctttgcaatattgtattaatttctgccaCAAAGTAAAGAgactcagttatatacatacacaactATATACTTTTCTGTTGTGGTTTATCAGAGGCTGTTGattatagttccccatgctattcagtaggacctcactttttttgtcttttctaggactgcacctgcgacatatggaggttcccaggctaggggtcgaatcagagctgtaactgctggcctacaccagagccacagcaacgtgggatccgagccacgtctgtgacctacactacagctcacggccatgccagatccttaacctactgagcaaggccagggatcgaacccgcaacctcatggttcctagtcggattcgtttccactgagccacgatgggaactccaagcttttttttttttttttttcttttatttagattCTCTATATAGAGAGAGCatatgtgtttgtctttctttgcttAGTTGTACTTGTTTACTTCATGGCATGATGGCTTTCCTGGCTGTTTTTGTCTTGCACAGGTCAACTGTAAATGATGTCAATAATGTGAAAAGTAGGGCAAGGATCAGAACAAATGATTATTGACTTAGTCAATGACAGTTGAAGTTTTAAAAGACTATCATATACTTTTCTTTCCATACGTAGATATCAATATGATGGATATTCTCACAACACCATCCATGGCTAAACCTAGACAAGACTATTCAAGAACCCCAGGACAAGTATTATCTCTCATCAGTTCTTTGGGATTTGTAAGTACTTGATAAggaaaaactaacacaacatcccCTTTCATGCTGGCCATTTAGAGTTCAAATACCAAGCATATTGAGTTACTTCAACAGTTTATCTACTTAGGTATTACAACAGTCTGTGCACTTAGGTGGTGTTTTTGTGAAGATAAATcatagtatttgtttttgtctttctcttttgaatagCACACACCAGTTGCAGAAAAAAATCTAGACCCTGCAAATATTCTTTCAACTCATGCATCTGAAACATCACAGCTTTCTCAAGGACCAACTTGTCCTATGTCTATAGATCAAAAGGATATTACTCCTTATTCTAGCAAACTGCTAAAATCATGTGAGTATAAAAGAAAACGTAGTTTATTCCATTACGTGTGTCATAGAGGAACAAAatggtttttggggggtttgtttttttttttttgccatttcttgggccgctcctgcggcatatggaggttcccaggctaggggtcgaatcgcagctatagccactggcctacaccagagccacagcagcgcaggatccgagccacgtctgcgacctacaccacagctcacggcaacgccggatcattaacccactgagcaagggcagggatcgaacctgcaacctcatggttcccagtcagattcgttaaccactgcgccaccacgggaactccgaggagcaaaatgtttttgaattttaaaatttctaacatcaatttcataattttgaaatgtggagttctgtcatggctcagcaataacaaacccgactagtatccatgaggatgctggtttgatccctgcccttgctcagtgggttaaggatccagcattgcagtggctgtggtgtgggccagcagcagcagctccaatttgacctttagcctgggaacttctgtatgccacagatgtggccctaaaaagaccaaaataaaaaaatttgaaatgcaaatattcaAATGGTCTACAGCATTCCTCTATTTCATGATGTAAACACCATTTCTGATAGGGTTGTTGCAGTTctttaaatcaaaagaaaaaaatgtcaagctAATTCTTCAGTTAGCAGTAATATTGTAATGATCATTGAggaaatttttggtcttttttttttttttcttttttaagggcccacaccatggcatatggaggttcccaggctaggggttgaatcagaggggtagctgtcagcctacaccacagccacagcaatgccagatccaagcagcatctgtgacctacaccacagctcacagcaacaccaggttcttaacccactgagtgaggccagggatcaaacctgcagcctcatggatgctagtcatattcgtttccactaagccacgatgggaactcccctacggTTTTAATTAATAGAAATCGAActgagtaaaattttttttttgtctttttgtctttttgctatttctttgggctgctcccgaggcatatggaggttcccaggctaggggtctaatcggagctgtagccgccagcctacgccagagccacagcaacgcgggatccaagccgcgtctgcaacctacaccacagctcacggcaacgccggatcgttaacccactgagcaagggcagggaccgaacccgcaacctcatggttcctagtcggattcgttaaccactgcgccacgatgggaactccccgaactGAGTAAATTTAGTCACATTCCAGCCTTATAGCACatcaataattatttcttttcttttctttttagggccacacccacagcatgtggaacttcccagcctaggggtccagttggtgctacagctgctggcctacaccacaggcacagccacagccatagcaacgccagatccgagctgtgtctgcgacctccaccacagctcacggcaacgccagatccttaacccactgagcaagggtggggatcgaaccccaacctcatggatacttgccggtttgttaccactgagccacaataggaactcctcaaatttgaTAATGGATGTTCAAAATCAATTTCTTCCTCATTATATATTCATTCCCTTCTGAtttctactttataaatatttaaagtttgggCTTTTTTAACTTTCAGAACAGTACTTGTATGCCAAAACCTACCAGGAGCCATCTTTCTGgataaaataatgtttacaaaaaaaaaatgtttgtttctgATATGCAGTACTTAATACTTTGCCTGATGATCTGTAAAGATTCAAGATCAGCGAGGAACTGAGGAAGGTATGACATAAGCTTCagtctttcctctttccccacaGGTCTTGAAACAGTTGCCTCCCACCCACAGATGCCTGTAAAGTGTCTGACTTCCCATCTACTCCAGTCGAGGAAGAGGCTCGCAACATCCAGCACCAGCAGTCAGTCCCACACCTTCATCTCTAGTGTGGAATCCGAGTGCCACAGCAGTCCCAGATGGGAAAAGGATTGCCAGGTCAGAGGGAAATTCATCTTACCCCGCATTGATTACAGATGTCAAAGGAATGATCAGAAGTGCTTTAAACTTTTTCCTACAATTTTTTATGAAAGTGAAACTACTACGTGAATGGCATTCAAGGAATTCTTCACTTTCCTCTTTCCTGTATATTCAAATTCTCTTagaagatttcatttctttttctttctttcttttttttttttttgtctttttagggccacacatgtggcatatgaaagttcccagactaggggtaaaatacgagccatagctgccagcctacaccacagccacagcaaggccagatccgagccttgtctgagagctacaccacagctcatggcaacactggatacttaacccagggatcaaaccatatcctcatggatactattcaggttcctgttatttggggatttttattaCCAGTTGCCATTAGTTTAGCTTCATCCTTGTCAGGTTGGTGTTATTATACTTGCATGAAATGATACAAAGTGATGCATGTTcacattaataatatttttggtCTATATTAATTCCATTAACTATATTTCAAGCCCTGTGATTGAAATTCAAAACAATCATGCGTACCCCTATTGCATAGCAGATATATGCATGATATAGCCTTACCCTCGATTTTGCCTGaatatattccttttaatttGTCCTATTTAATTAACatgtaataaaatatcaaatacataTTATAGAATAACTGGTTTAAATTTTATAACAGTGTTTCATGCAAAATAGTGTATATAAATCTATACTGTAATTGTTTATATTGCCTTCTAATTCttcattatcttgttcttttttttgtccattgGAAAGTGAGAATAAGTAGCATACATAGTATTCAATGGGGTCAGTTACCCCACTTAAGTGGGCAGAGATTTAAAAGGTtaaagaatctgggagttcccgtctcggctcagtggttagcgaatctgactaggaaccatgaggttgtgggttctatccctggcctcgctcagtgggttaaggatctggcattgccatgagctgtggtgtgggtcacagacatggcccggatcttgccttgccgtggctgtggtgtaggcctgcggctacagctccaattggacccctagcctgggaacctccatatgccgtgggtgcggccctagataaGACAAAAAAGGTTAAAGAATCTCAgctttatatgattttttaaagtgttttttcctccctcttagGAAAGTGACAACACAGTGGGCTCTACAGTAATGAGTTGGAATACAGCTGAAAAGCCTTCGTGTACACATTCTACAAATGCTGCAGAGAGCAAAAGTTTCAATAAAAGAGATTTTGAGTTAGCCCTTTCTCCCATTCATAATAGCAGTGCCATTCCTGCCCCTGGAAACTCTTCTGTCAACCTTGCTAAAGAAAGCTCCTCTGGGAATGTTTCTTGGGAAGCAAGAGAACTggatataaataatattaatgtgGCTGCTGGCACAAGGCAGTCACGTCAGTGGACTGTGGATTCCAGTGGGATAACTGAAGAGCACCTTGGGAAAAGAAGTTGTAAAAGAAGTTTTGAGTTAGTTGACTCCAGTCCTTGTCAGGAAATTatccagaataaaaaaaattgtgtagaGTATAAGCACAGTAATGAAATGAAAGACTGTTACACAAATCAAAGGACAGGCTTAACAACTGAAGTCCAGGACCTTAAGCTGTCGGTGTACGGAGATCAGCAAAACGACTGTGCTAATAAGGAGAACATGGGCAATACTTTTAGTGATAAACAACAAACCCCAGAGAAGTCACCTATCCCAATGATAGCAAAAAACCTCATGTGTGAACTGGATGATGATTGTGACAAGAATAGTAAGAAGGACTACTTAAGTTCTAGTTTTCTATGTTCTGATGATGATAGAACTCCTAAAAGTATTCACATGGACTCTGATTCATCTTTCCCTGGCATTTCCATGATGGAAAGTCCATTAGGAAGGCAGTCCTTAGATCCAGATAAAAGCATCAAAGAATCCTCTTTGGAAGGGTCAAATATTGAAGACCTCCTGCCTACATCGCCCAGCTGCCAAGAAGGTACCCTGCTAAGAGGCGATGAGAATCCTGCCCACCAAGACAGCAACCCAAAAATGTTAGCTCCTTCTTCAGAAGTGTTGAAAACATTAACCTCTAAAAGAAATGCGGTGGCCTTTCGGAGTTTTAACAGTCATATTAATGCATCCACCAGCTCAGAACCGTCCAAAATGAGCATTACCTCTTTAGATGTAATGGATATGTCGTGTGCCTATAGTGGTTCCTACCCCATGACTCTCACCCCTACTCAGAAAGAAAGGTCCTACATGCCATATCAGGTATGTTATCACTTTCTCATGTTTTGTCCTttagattttagaaaaatcaacTATTAAAGTGACACTTGCCAGTCAGCTAgactctgtactttttttttttttttttttggtctttttagagccatacctatggcatatggaggttcccaggataggggtcgaatcagaggtacagctgccggcctataccacagccatagcaacaccagatgcaagccacatctgtgacctacactgcagctcacggcaacacaggatccttaacccaccgagtaagccagggattgaacctaagtccttatggatactagttgaattcgttatccctgagccacaatgggaactcctagccaccgTAATATTAATCACATAGTTTTGTTCTCCTGGTTGGGGATCTGGAGCTCATTGGAGGTTTTAATACAGAAAGGTAAGTCGGAGAGTaatgtttattattctttttttattttttatttatttttgttatttttgttgttactgaTAGCaacttattttggatttttttttttttgtctttttgctatttctttgggccgctcccgaggcatatggaggttcccaggctaggggtcgaatcggagctgtagccactggcctatgccagagccacaacaactcaggatccgagccgcgtctgcaacctacaccacagctcacggcaacgccggatccttaacccactgagcaagggcagggaccgaacccgcaacgtcatggttcctagtcggattcgttaaccactgcgccacgacgggaactcctgtttattattCTTAACTCTGATGCCTCCTTCACTCATATCATTCTCTATGCTTTCACATATGTACATATCCCATGTTTTCACTCAATCACAGCAACTctgagatacaaaattaaagtcCATCTACCTTACTGCCTTCAAAGGACATATTTTAATGATCTCTTTATAGGAGaaagttgaaaaatatgtattccaaatctttttttttttcactaaacctttatttttaccaaagtttcattttctttcttcctttggagAGTCATAATATAGAAAGTGTAAATCCCGAATTTAGGGTTGCAAGACTTGAATTTCCTCATTAgaacttactggagttcccattgtggctcagcaggttaaaaaccagactagtatccatgaggatgcgggttcgatccctggccttgctcagtgggttaatgatccagtgttgctgagagctgtagcgtgtgttgcagatgtagctcagatagggagttctcatggctgtggcataggctggcagctgcagctcaattccacccctggtctggaaacttacATACACTGCAAatacagaccttaaaaaaaaaaaaaaaaaaacttagaagtcTTTACCTTCAGATCCCTCtgtctataaaatatgaaaatatgacaCCTGTCCTGCTGGTCCCACAGAGTCATTGTGAGACAACGAAATATCTTAAAAACATAAATGCAAGCAAGCACAAGAGGTTATTTATATGTAGTTCTATCTTACGAATTGTCCTCATCATGCATTCATTCCTTGGCCACAGCCTTCCATCCATGACTTTTCTTAAGCTTGTATTGATCTGTTCTACCTGGAGTTCccagtcatggcgcagcagaaaccaatccaactaggaaccatgagattgtgggttcaatccctggctttgctcagtgggttaaggatccagcattgtcctcagctgtggtataggtggcaggcgcggcttgaatcccgagttgctgtggagtaggctggcagttgtagctcctatttgacccctagcctgggaacctctatatgcctcgggtgtggccctaaaaagcaaaaaaacaacaacaacaaatttttcttaatggattttttcattgtttcttgtaTATCCAGATCTTATTGAAATAGTTGATGTTATCTATTGAATTTCATTAGCTATCAGGACTTTTCATAATTATAGTTAGCTATGAGACCATTTTCAAAACTGATCAAGGATTTGAGCCTGTCTTTTATGCCTAGCAGCATAGCTTTGCTGGTTTTTCGTTTCTATAAAAAAGGAATTCAGATATTTATTGTCTCTTAAACTCTTTTGAAATTAGCAGACCCCTAATCAAGCCAAGTCAGGAACTCCATACAGAACTCCAAAGAGTGTGAGAAGAGGAGCAGCCCCAGTGGATGATGGGCGAATTCTGGGAACCCCTGACTACCTCGCACCTGAGCTGCTATTAGGCAGGACCCATGGTAAGGCATGcacattttttgagtttttgaaGTACTTatcactctgttttctttttgagataAATTGTGTGGCATTTCCTTGGTACTTAGATTGCCTAAggtgaaagaaaatgaacaggtACAATACTCTTGTCTCACATATATGGCCTTCATTGTAGAAAAGGAAGACATGCAACCATGTGTTCTTGGCCTACTGGTTTAGTCTCCATGATCCAGAGAAGCCTTGCCTTCCACCCCCTCTACTGTCTTTGTTCTAAATGACTCCCCAGGTCTATTCTAGTTTGGGCTGAAGGATATCAAGTTGGGCCAACACTTCCATTCCCGCTGCAGAAGCCTCTTCCTATTTAGCGCCTACCCTCCATATGTTCTCACCAGAAGGGTCCAGCCAGAAATGAACTGTCCCTCAAAATGCAACATAGAAATAAAGGGAGGAGTtaccctcgtggctcagtggaaacgaatctgactagcatccactaggacgcaggttcgatctctggcctcactcagtaggtcaaggatctggcattgctgtgaactgtgctgtaggtcgcagatgtggcttggatcctgcgttgctgtggctgtggcataggccggca from Phacochoerus africanus isolate WHEZ1 chromosome 12, ROS_Pafr_v1, whole genome shotgun sequence includes these protein-coding regions:
- the MASTL gene encoding serine/threonine-protein kinase greatwall isoform X2, encoding MEPTAGSEMESGGGPATGACVTRIPVPRPPSIEEFTIVKPISRGAFGKVYLGQKGDRLYAVKVVKKADMINKNMTHQVQAERDALALSKSPFIVHLYYSLQSANNVYLVMEYLIGGDVKSLLHIYGYFDEEMAVKYISEVALALDYLHRHGIIHRDLKPDNMLISNEGHIKLTDFGLSKVTLNRDINMMDILTTPSMAKPRQDYSRTPGQVLSLISSLGFHTPVAEKNLDPANILSTHASETSQLSQGPTCPMSIDQKDITPYSSKLLKSCLETVASHPQMPVKCLTSHLLQSRKRLATSSTSSQSHTFISSVESECHSSPRWEKDCQESDNTVGSTVMSWNTAEKPSCTHSTNAAESKSFNKRDFELALSPIHNSSAIPAPGNSSVNLAKESSSGNVSWEARELDINNINVAAGTRQSRQWTVDSSGITEEHLGKRSCKRSFELVDSSPCQEIIQNKKNCVEYKHSNEMKDCYTNQRTGLTTEVQDLKLSVYGDQQNDCANKENMGNTFSDKQQTPEKSPIPMIAKNLMCELDDDCDKNSKKDYLSSSFLCSDDDRTPKSIHMDSDSSFPGISMMESPLGRQSLDPDKSIKESSLEGSNIEDLLPTSPSCQEGTLLRGDENPAHQDSNPKMLAPSSEVLKTLTSKRNAVAFRSFNSHINASTSSEPSKMSITSLDVMDMSCAYSGSYPMTLTPTQKERSYMPYQTPNQAKSGTPYRTPKSVRRGAAPVDDGRILGTPDYLAPELLLGRTHGSAVDWWALGVCLFEFLTGIPPFNDETPQQVFQNILKRDIPWPEGEEKLSDNAQSAVDILLTIDNTKRAGMKELKHHPLFNDVDWENLQHQTMPFIPQPDDETDTSYFEARNTAQHLTVSGFSL
- the MASTL gene encoding serine/threonine-protein kinase greatwall isoform X1 → MEPTAGSEMESGGGPATGACVTRIPVPRPPSIEEFTIVKPISRGAFGKVYLGQKGDRLYAVKVVKKADMINKNMTHQVQAERDALALSKSPFIVHLYYSLQSANNVYLVMEYLIGGDVKSLLHIYGYFDEEMAVKYISEVALALDYLHRHGIIHRDLKPDNMLISNEGHIKLTDFGLSKVTLNRDINMMDILTTPSMAKPRQDYSRTPGQVLSLISSLGFHTPVAEKNLDPANILSTHASETSQLSQGPTCPMSIDQKDITPYSSKLLKSCLETVASHPQMPVKCLTSHLLQSRKRLATSSTSSQSHTFISSVESECHSSPRWEKDCQESDNTVGSTVMSWNTAEKPSCTHSTNAAESKSFNKRDFELALSPIHNSSAIPAPGNSSVNLAKESSSGNVSWEARELDINNINVAAGTRQSRQWTVDSSGITEEHLGKRSCKRSFELVDSSPCQEIIQNKKNCVEYKHSNEMKDCYTNQRTGLTTEVQDLKLSVYGDQQNDCANKENMGNTFSDKQQTPEKSPIPMIAKNLMCELDDDCDKNSKKDYLSSSFLCSDDDRTPKSIHMDSDSSFPGISMMESPLGRQSLDPDKSIKESSLEGSNIEDLLPTSPSCQEGTLLRGDENPAHQDSNPKMLAPSSEVLKTLTSKRNAVAFRSFNSHINASTSSEPSKMSITSLDVMDMSCAYSGSYPMTLTPTQKERSYMPYQQTPNQAKSGTPYRTPKSVRRGAAPVDDGRILGTPDYLAPELLLGRTHGSAVDWWALGVCLFEFLTGIPPFNDETPQQVFQNILKRDIPWPEGEEKLSDNAQSAVDILLTIDNTKRAGMKELKHHPLFNDVDWENLQHQTMPFIPQPDDETDTSYFEARNTAQHLTVSGFSL